In Carnobacteriaceae bacterium zg-84, the genomic window GTGTTACGCGTACTCCAACAAATGCTCCTAAAAAAGCAGATAAAGCCATGACAATGAGTGTCCATAAATCGACTTTAACAATTGTAATAAATAAAAGTGCTTCTGTTAAAACAGGAATAACATGAGCTGTTGTCATAGTGGCTGGTATTTTACGGTCATCTTCTACTAATTTTGTTAGTTTAAAAAGTGTTGTTGTCGTTGCAAAAGTTCCTATTCCTAATGTATCCAATAAATCCGTTAAATAACCAATACCAAATCCTGTCCAAAACTTTTTTGTTAATGATATTTTATGTTTTTTTGTATAAGAAAACATAATAAACAAAAACCAAAAAATTAAACAGATAAGTAAAATTTGAATGCTATGCAATAATAGTTGATTTTCCATGAACGTATTGTAATACGAAATCTTTATTTCGTAAACTGTTTTTTATTTATTTTTACAAAAAATAAAGTCGTCATCTTGCTCTAAGATGACGACTATTATCGAAACAAAATTAAATCTTTATTATCTTGCACTTTAAAATTCACTAATAATAAAAATCCAATACATAATGAAGCTAACATCACTAAATAAAAGCTACTATATCCATAATATGTAATAAGAAATCCACCAATAAATTGCCATAATACAGCCGATAAACTACCTAATGTTGCAACAATTGATAAAGCACTAAATTGATATTCATTTGGTATAATTGTACGTACTACTTTTAAATTGGTCATAATAAACGTCATTCCAACGGTATGTTTAAACAATAAAGTAGCGATAATTTTAATGGGTAAAATCGCCAATAAGCCATAAGCTAAAAACTGTACCATAAGAGAAATATACAATAAAGTAAGTAAATGTTTATTTTTCATTTTATCCATAAATAAATGTGAAAAGAAAACGAGCGGCATTTCACAAAGAACAGCAAATGAAACAACAGTCATACTTACCGTTTCATTTAATCCACTTTGCTGTAACATTGCTGGAATATGCGTTCCAGATACACTTAATGTGCCAAAAAATAGATGCAATAATCAAATACATCGTATATTGCTTATTACCAAATAGCGTCGCTTTATAATTAGATTGATTTGTCTGTATACTTAATGTATCTACATTATTTTTTGTAAATAACATACCACATACTGATAGAAGCATCGTTAAACAGAATAAAAAATAAATAAACGATGCTCCTATGTATTGATTAACCAAACCTGCTAATTGTGCACCAATCGCAAAACCAATCGTCCCCCAAATACGTAGTGTTCCATATCTAAAACGACTTGTTGTTGCTGTTTTCTCAATAGCTGGGTTCACACCATTCATCAATAAAAAAACAATGGCATACATTATCGCCATAAAGAAAACATCATTTAAAAAAGAAAATACTAATCCAAATAAAGCCGATAAACTCAACAAAATCGTATTTAACAATTTAATATTAAAACGGTCACTTAAATAGCCAATAATAGGTTGTGTTGCCATACCTGCAATTAAACCTGATGACACAATAATGGATACATCCACACTTGTATAGCCTTTATTCAATACATAAATAGATGTAAATGCTGTGAATAATGCATACGAGGCATAGTAGAAAAAATACATGGTGAAGTAACTAAAATAACTATCTTTTATTTTCAACTTTATTCTCCCGTTTAAAACACTTTGTTTCTTGTAAGCTCATAAAATCAATACAAGAAACAATCGTGTTTATTTTAATTTGAACAACCACTTTGCACGGTGCAAAGTGGTTGTTTAGATTATTTTACTAATTCATAGATTGCTTCTGCATAAATCGCACATGCTCTGAATAAATCATCTAAATCAATAAATTCATTCGCTTGGTGCATTGTATCAATGCTGTGTGGGAACATCGCTCCATATGCAACACCACGTTTTAGTAAACGTCCATATGTTCCACCACCGATTGTTTTCTCAACACCTTTATGCCCTGTATGTTTTTCATATACATCAAGTAATGTTTTCACAAGTGGATCACTTGCAGGAACATAGTGAGGTATTTGAGATTTACCGGCTGTCACAACAACATTAAAGTCAACCAATGCTTTTTCAGCTCCAGCTTTAATTTCTTCAGCTGTAATACCTTGTGGATAACGGAAGTTTAACAATACTTTTCCACCATTTTCATTATATGTGAATACTCCTGGATTCATTGTCAATTCACCCATGACTTTATCTGTATATGTTAAACCTAATTTTTCTCCATAATGTTCCAAATGTAATGTTTGTTCAATAAAGGATAAAAAGTTTTTATCATGCCCTTCAAAATGATATTGATTTAAGAATACAGCTAAATAAGTACCT contains:
- a CDS encoding MFS transporter — protein: MKIKDSYFSYFTMYFFYYASYALFTAFTSIYVLNKGYTSVDVSIIVSSGLIAGMATQPIIGYLSDRFNIKLLNTILLSLSALFGLVFSFLNDVFFMAIMYAIVFLLMNGVNPAIEKTATTSRFRYGTLRIWGTIGFAIGAQLAGLVNQYIGASFIYFLFCLTMLLSVCGMLFTKNNVDTLSIQTNQSNYKATLFGNKQYTMYLIIASIFWHIKCIWNAYSSNVTAKWIK